From one Babesia bovis T2Bo chromosome 3, whole genome shotgun sequence genomic stretch:
- a CDS encoding ATP-dependent metalloprotease FtsH/HflB family protein: MTILSRQALRRVFGASGHRFLRNNGIGTVRVLPEHHHLGSSLPRQYGTTVVLDLSAIQPKSKRFVTSYQVLAAKPPTGFGKFTRKDDATEDTNNKETPAASDDKNPSEKGKDNTNETKDQKNDDDRKGFGRLMEPYTLIIIGIGSMLLLDVLDSGGLRNEITLQEFIGKYLMKGLVERIQIVNKEFCRCSLVTGVDHTMPRVVSFRIGSLEAFEQKLDDIQASMGIHPQDYIGIHYVNEVNVLGELKHYIPFMVVMMLLGLGLRKLTVRSTGGMDRFFRMGKMNIVDAKDVKVDVKFKDVAGMHEAKKEISEFVDFLKNPKAYEHYGAKIPKGALLCGAPGTGKTLLAKAVAGEANVPFYSISGSDFIEVFVGVGPSRVRDLFEKARKNAPAIVFIDEIDAVGKKRAKGGFSAGANDERENTLNQILVEMDGFKSSSGVIVLAGTNRADILDPALVRPGRFDRTITINKPDLDERFEIFKVHLSPIKLNKNLDMDDVARRLAALTPSFVGAEIANVSNEAAIQAVRRKSTDGVSLADFDAAIERVMAGLRRSNALLSPAQKLAVAYHEVGHALIGWWLEHADPVLKVSIIPRSSGALGFSQQLPDEAMLFSREALLDKVAVMLGGRAAEDIFIGRITTGATDDLNKVTRMCYAFVSQWGMNPALGLVSYQRGSGDEPEFYRTYSENTAQLIDTEVRTMIESQYARVKSMLREKAELVHKLSKLLYQRETITYHDIASCIGEREFPVEEKLRPYVLSGIEGRVEPIKLPETTGEAINEIKGTEKSDDNTQETNSEVSK, from the exons ATGACGATATTGAGTCGCCAGGCACTGCGACGTGTATTCGGTGCGTCTGGCCATCGTTTTCTACGTAATAACGGCATTGGTACCGTCAGAGTTCTCCCAGAACACCATCACTTGGGCTCAAGCCTTCCCAGACAATATGGTACCACAGTGGTACTTGATCTAAGTGCCATACAACCAAAATCTAAACGATTTGTAACAAGTTACCAAGTGCTGGCGGCAAAACCGCCAACTGGATTTGGCAAATTCACAAGGAAAGATGATGCAACAGAGGACACAAATAACAAAGAGACTCCAGCAGCATCAGATGACAAAAACCCAAGTGAAAAAGGTAAAGATAAcacaaatgaaacaaaGGATCAAAAGAATGATGATGATCGTAAAGGATTTGGAAGATTAATGGAACCATATACATTGATTATCATAGGCATAGGGTCAATGCTACTACTGGATGTACTAGATAGCGGTGGATTGCGCAACGAAATAACACTACAAGAGTTCATTGGCAAGTATCTCATGAAGGGACTGGTAGAACGTATACAAATAGTGAACAAAGAGTTTTGTAGATGCTCACTGGTTACAGGAGTTGACCATACAATGCCACGAGTAGTCAGCTTTAGAATAGGCTCTTTGGAAGCTTTCGAGCAGAAGCTAGATGATATACAG GCGTCCATGGGTATACACCCGCAGGACTATATCGGAATACACTACGTCAACGAAGTAAATGTACTGGGAGAATTGAAACATTATATACCCTTCATGGTGGTAATGATGCTGCTTGGATTAGGGCTGCGTAAATTGACAGTCAGAAGCACTGGTGGAATGGACCGCTTCTTTAGAATGGGAAAGATGAACATAGTAGATGCCAAGGACGTCAAAGTTGATGTTAAGTTCAAAGATGTAGCCGGTATGCACGAAGCTAAAAAGGAGATTAGCGAGTTTGTTGATTTCTTAAAAAACCCAAAGGCATACGAACACTATGGCGCAAAGATACCGAAGGGAGCACTTCTTTGTGGAGCACCGGGTACAGGTAAAACACTACTGGCAAAGGCCGTAGCAGGTGAAGCGAACGTACCATTTTACTCAATATCAGGAAGTGATTTCATAGAAGTGTTCGTAGGAGTAGGGCCATCGAGGGTCCGGGATCTATTTGAAAAAGCAAGGAAAAACGCACCAGCAATTGTATTcattgatgaaattgacGCCGTAGGAAAGAAACGCGCTAAAGGAGGCTTCTCAGCAGGAGCTAACGATGAAAGAGAGAATACACTCAACCAGATACTGGTCGAAATGGACGGTTTCAAGTCAAGTAGCGGAGTTATAGTACTGGCCGGCACCAACAGAGCGGATATCCTGGACCCAGCTTTAGTGAGGCCGGGAAGATTTGATCGCACAATTACTATCAACAAACCGGATCTAGACGAACGGTTTGAAATATTTAAAGTACACCTATCACCAATCAAATTGAACAAGAACCTTGATATGGATGATGTGGCACGCAGGCTAGCTGCACTCACACCCAGCTTCGTGGGAGCGGAAATAGCCAACGTGTCAAATGAAGCAGCAATACAGGCAGTTAGGCGCAAGAGCACCGACGGAGTATCGCTGGCGGATTTTGACGCAGCAATTGAACGTGTTATGGCAGGATTACGTAGGTCCAACGCACTGCTGTCGCCAGCGCAAAAGCTGGCTGTGGCGTACCACGAAGTGGGACATGCCCTAATCGGATGGTGGCTAGAACATGCGGACCCGGTGCTAAAGGTATCAATCATACCCAGGAGCAGTGGAGCACTAGGATTTTCACAACAATTGCCAGATGAAGCCATGCTATTCAGCAGAGAGGCATTACTAGACAAGGTAGCAGTAATGCTAGGAGGACGTGCTGCAGAGGATATATTTATAGGACGTATTACCACAGGTGCTACAGACGACCTGAACAAAGTAACACGCATGTGCTATGCTTTCGTCTCGCAATGGGGAATGAACCCAGCATTAGGATTGGTATCATACCAGCGCGGATCCGGTGATGAACCGGAATTCTATCGCACATATTCCGAAAACACAGCGCAACTCATAGATACCGAAGTAAGGACAATGATAGAAAGCCAATACGCACGAGTGAAGAGCATGCTCAGAGAAAAAGCTGAACTTGTACATAAACTGTCTAAGCTACTCTACCAAAGAGAGACCATCACATACCACGATATCGCATCGTGCATTGGAGAACGAGAGTTCCCTGTTGAAGAGAAGCTGCGCCCATATGTACTAAGCGGAATTGAAGGAAGGGTTGAACCCATCAAATTGCCAGAAACTACAGGCGAAGCTATAAACGAAATTAAGGGCACCGAGAAAAGCGATGACAATACCCAAGAGACCAACTCAGAAGTGTCTAAATAA